The Kineothrix sp. MB12-C1 genome includes a window with the following:
- a CDS encoding ABC transporter ATP-binding protein, producing the protein MITIFKKFFRFSGEQSRLFYQSLGLSLLHAIFEALRIPAIAIVLTAIVNRNIGMQTVWTSLGIMILSIAGCTLTRRSLTLKQTIGGYTVATNKRVEIGERLKYMPMGYFNDNSIGDITSITTNTAENLQDVATRVIMLTTQGILTTAMFTLAILFYDWRIGLLLILGIVIFFGINSLMQRKSYEVSPLKTKSDTRLVASVLEYVQGIGVVRSYNLDREANKTVDYAIKENEEINVRLEKTFVPYTSLQSLVLKLFGIAMIFLSVVLYLNGSMELINCLLLVISSFMVYAQLESAGNYSALLRVLDLSMDKINKVFETPVMDTRGKNLIPKNGTIKGKTVTFRYENKKVIDDISFEIPEGTTTAIVGPSGGGKTTLTSLMARFWDVDSGNITLGGIDVRNYTLDSLLANFSMVFQNVYLFNDTIANNIRFGKPDATMEEIETAAQKACCHEFISALPLGYNTVIGEGGATISGGEKQRISIARALLKDAPIIILDEATANVDPENEALLQDAIAELTHGKTIIMIAHRLKTVQNADQILVLDQGKIIQRGTHRELMEAGGLYSDFIHMREKSIGWKLGGRIA; encoded by the coding sequence ATGATTACCATATTTAAGAAATTCTTTCGATTCAGCGGTGAACAAAGCCGCCTATTTTATCAATCCCTGGGGCTTTCTCTGTTACATGCCATATTTGAAGCACTGCGCATTCCGGCCATAGCCATCGTGCTTACTGCAATTGTCAACAGGAATATCGGTATGCAAACGGTATGGACTTCTCTCGGCATTATGATTCTGAGCATTGCAGGCTGTACGCTTACCCGCCGAAGCCTCACTCTGAAGCAGACCATCGGAGGCTATACGGTCGCCACCAATAAGCGTGTAGAAATCGGCGAACGGCTCAAATATATGCCAATGGGATACTTTAACGATAACAGTATCGGTGATATTACCTCCATAACTACTAACACCGCAGAAAACTTACAGGATGTAGCAACGCGAGTGATTATGCTCACCACCCAGGGCATTTTAACGACCGCCATGTTCACCCTCGCCATTTTGTTCTACGACTGGCGTATCGGGCTGTTGCTTATCTTAGGAATTGTTATCTTCTTCGGCATCAATTCTCTTATGCAGAGAAAATCCTACGAAGTTTCTCCCTTGAAAACAAAATCGGATACCCGCTTAGTCGCATCCGTATTAGAATATGTACAGGGAATCGGGGTGGTGCGTTCCTACAATCTCGACCGGGAAGCCAACAAAACAGTAGACTATGCCATTAAAGAAAATGAAGAAATCAACGTCCGGCTGGAAAAAACATTTGTGCCATACACCAGCCTTCAAAGTCTGGTTCTTAAGCTATTTGGCATCGCTATGATTTTCCTTTCTGTCGTACTGTATCTCAACGGCTCTATGGAACTTATAAACTGCCTTCTGCTCGTTATTTCTTCCTTCATGGTATATGCACAATTGGAATCAGCCGGCAATTATAGCGCACTTTTGAGAGTATTGGATCTTTCCATGGATAAAATCAATAAAGTATTCGAAACCCCGGTGATGGATACGAGGGGTAAAAATTTAATACCGAAAAACGGTACCATCAAAGGAAAAACGGTAACCTTCCGTTATGAGAATAAAAAAGTAATCGACGATATTTCCTTTGAAATTCCCGAAGGCACTACTACCGCTATCGTAGGGCCATCCGGCGGCGGTAAAACAACTCTCACAAGCCTTATGGCGCGCTTTTGGGATGTGGACAGCGGCAATATCACTCTCGGCGGAATCGACGTAAGAAATTACACCCTGGATAGCCTACTCGCTAACTTTAGTATGGTCTTTCAAAATGTTTATCTCTTCAATGATACGATTGCGAATAACATCAGGTTCGGCAAGCCGGATGCCACCATGGAAGAAATTGAAACAGCCGCTCAAAAAGCATGTTGCCATGAATTCATAAGTGCCCTGCCCCTTGGATATAACACGGTCATAGGCGAAGGGGGTGCCACTATTTCCGGCGGAGAAAAACAGCGTATCTCCATTGCCCGTGCTTTGCTTAAAGATGCTCCGATTATCATTTTGGACGAAGCCACTGCCAACGTAGACCCTGAAAACGAAGCCTTATTGCAAGATGCCATCGCCGAACTGACTCACGGCAAAACAATTATTATGATTGCTCACCGACTCAAAACAGTGCAAAACGCCGACCAAATCCTCGTATTGGATCAAGGAAAAATCATCCAACGCGGCACTCATCGAGAGTTGATGGAAGCAGGCGGTCTTTATTCTGATTTTATTCATATGCGTGAGAAATCCATCGGCTGGAAATTAGGCGGACGAATCGCCTGA
- a CDS encoding AraC family transcriptional regulator, with protein MDNNLQSITRIVDYIEAHLEEKLDLESIANEAGYSKYHLHRMFTSIVGFTIHSYVQRRRLTEAARLLIFTNQSIMEIALFAGYETQRSFTVAFKALFKCSPQALRKKRNFHPLQLKFTVDGNKRLRGDMAMDIKIADSEKILLVGYKENTKKGFSVIGKCWRKLHLNKKKICNRTDKNYLIGLNDYIDFSYENEQPAFIYYAAAQVNDFSEVPKGMETRELPASKYIVFTFRGKNQDSLQTIVEYIYKEWFPQSTCQLNENAKYDFAKYGENTDKNGNSNIEYCVPIL; from the coding sequence ATGGATAACAATTTGCAAAGTATAACTCGTATAGTAGATTACATTGAGGCTCATTTAGAAGAAAAACTGGATTTAGAAAGTATTGCCAATGAAGCTGGTTATTCAAAATATCATTTACATAGAATGTTTACAAGTATCGTAGGCTTTACTATTCATTCTTATGTGCAAAGGCGGCGCTTAACAGAAGCGGCAAGACTACTTATTTTTACAAATCAATCCATCATGGAAATCGCTTTATTCGCGGGCTATGAAACACAGCGATCGTTTACTGTTGCCTTTAAGGCATTATTTAAGTGCAGTCCGCAAGCATTGAGAAAGAAAAGGAACTTTCACCCTTTGCAGCTTAAATTTACAGTAGATGGAAATAAGCGGTTAAGAGGGGATATGGCTATGGATATTAAAATAGCGGATAGTGAAAAAATATTACTTGTGGGATATAAAGAAAATACGAAAAAAGGATTTTCTGTTATTGGAAAGTGTTGGAGAAAACTTCACTTGAACAAGAAAAAAATATGCAATCGAACAGATAAAAATTATCTTATTGGTCTTAATGATTATATTGATTTTTCTTATGAAAATGAGCAGCCTGCTTTTATTTACTATGCCGCCGCACAAGTAAATGATTTTTCAGAAGTCCCAAAGGGGATGGAAACAAGAGAATTACCTGCAAGTAAATATATAGTGTTTACATTTAGAGGAAAAAATCAAGATTCTTTACAGACGATTGTTGAATATATCTACAAGGAATGGTTCCCTCAATCGACCTGTCAGTTAAATGAAAATGCGAAATATGACTTTGCAAAATATGGTGAAAATACAGATAAAAACGGAAATAGCAATATTGAATATTGTGTTCCAATTTTGTAG
- a CDS encoding DUF3795 domain-containing protein: MSCSQRRGLEYCFACEEYPCKKYNDADLWDSFITHKNQFIDMEKVKISIDDYKAELDRKVEILQNLLASYDDGRRKNFYCIAVNLLDLTDIIFVMEQIKGEIKSDDTKKKKAAIAVQHFQSIADNRNIELKLRKKQKS, translated from the coding sequence TTGTCTTGTAGTCAACGCCGTGGACTTGAATATTGCTTTGCATGTGAAGAATATCCTTGTAAAAAGTATAACGATGCTGATTTATGGGATTCTTTTATTACTCATAAAAATCAATTCATCGATATGGAAAAAGTGAAAATAAGTATTGACGACTATAAGGCTGAATTGGATAGAAAAGTGGAAATACTACAAAATCTATTGGCAAGTTATGATGATGGGCGCAGAAAGAATTTTTATTGTATTGCTGTTAATTTGTTAGACTTGACGGATATAATATTCGTCATGGAGCAAATAAAAGGTGAAATAAAATCGGATGACACGAAAAAGAAAAAAGCTGCTATCGCCGTACAGCATTTTCAGTCTATTGCAGATAATCGCAATATTGAATTAAAGTTACGTAAGAAACAAAAGTCTTAG
- a CDS encoding ABC transporter ATP-binding protein, with product MNQSSKGTASWLWEFASPHKRGYVASLIFATLGVGCGMAPYFCVAQIVLGLLRGETSISFYGLYCLVAAIFWILRYVFHGISTTLSHKSTFAVISEIRTQLTQKLTRLPMGYLLDTPSGRLKNILVERVDSIEPTLAHVVPEMGGNILISIATIAYLFVLDWRMALAALIPLPLGLFCYMGMINGYEKRFTNYVAKNKHLNDTAVEYIGGIEVIKAFNQSAASYEKFTTAAKEAADSAIDWMRSTLPFFSLALSVFPAVLVSVLPIGTLLYMSGNLSLDTFLVAIILSLGIMGPLITTMTYTDDIGKVHTIVSEITDVLTQPDLVRPTEPVTLSDYDIHLEDISFAYREKPVLHDLSLHIPAGSVTALVGPSGGGKSTIAKLIASLWDVGSGRITIGGTDIQSIPLAQLNGMIAYVAQDNYLFDESIRENIRMGNPSASDDEVEKAARLSGCHDFIMQLEQGYETRAGGAGGHLSGGERQRITIARAMLKNAPIIILDEATAYTDPENEAVIQTAVSKLVEGKTLIVIAHRLSTITDSDNIVVIEHGRLAAQGTHHQLLESSPLYQGMWAAHSSVKDSIEPVKAETKVQEVLA from the coding sequence ATGAATCAAAGTTCAAAAGGAACTGCATCATGGCTATGGGAGTTTGCTTCTCCCCACAAAAGAGGGTATGTTGCCTCTCTGATCTTCGCCACCTTAGGAGTAGGCTGTGGGATGGCTCCCTATTTTTGTGTGGCCCAAATTGTACTCGGTCTGCTTCGCGGGGAAACCTCCATCAGTTTTTATGGCCTTTACTGCCTGGTTGCCGCCATATTTTGGATACTGCGCTACGTGTTCCATGGTATTTCAACTACTCTATCTCATAAATCAACCTTTGCTGTCATTTCGGAGATACGCACACAGCTTACCCAAAAGCTTACCCGCCTGCCCATGGGGTATTTGCTGGACACTCCCTCGGGAAGGCTGAAGAATATTTTAGTGGAAAGGGTAGATAGTATAGAACCCACTCTGGCACATGTTGTCCCGGAAATGGGAGGTAATATTCTGATTTCCATCGCCACTATCGCCTATCTTTTCGTTCTTGATTGGCGTATGGCATTAGCAGCTCTTATTCCGCTGCCGTTGGGCCTTTTCTGCTACATGGGTATGATAAACGGCTATGAGAAACGCTTTACTAATTATGTAGCAAAAAACAAACACCTTAACGATACCGCGGTGGAATATATCGGAGGTATCGAAGTTATTAAGGCTTTCAATCAATCTGCTGCCTCTTACGAGAAGTTCACCACTGCCGCAAAGGAAGCCGCAGATTCCGCTATCGATTGGATGAGATCTACTCTGCCGTTTTTCTCCCTGGCTCTTTCTGTATTCCCCGCTGTCCTCGTAAGCGTTCTTCCTATCGGTACCTTATTGTATATGAGCGGCAACCTGTCTCTCGATACTTTCCTTGTGGCTATTATCTTGTCCCTGGGCATTATGGGGCCGCTCATCACTACCATGACCTATACCGATGATATCGGCAAAGTACATACCATTGTGAGCGAAATAACCGACGTCCTTACCCAGCCCGATTTAGTACGTCCTACTGAGCCGGTAACTTTAAGCGATTACGATATCCATCTGGAAGATATCAGCTTCGCCTATCGTGAGAAACCTGTATTGCATGACCTTAGCCTCCATATTCCCGCAGGCAGTGTTACCGCACTGGTAGGGCCCTCCGGCGGCGGAAAATCCACCATTGCTAAACTTATCGCCTCTTTATGGGATGTCGGCAGCGGACGCATTACTATCGGCGGAACCGATATACAGAGCATTCCCCTGGCACAACTTAACGGCATGATTGCATATGTAGCACAGGATAATTATCTGTTCGATGAAAGTATACGGGAAAATATCCGTATGGGTAATCCCTCTGCCAGCGATGATGAAGTGGAAAAAGCAGCCCGGCTCAGCGGCTGCCATGACTTTATCATGCAATTGGAACAAGGATATGAAACGCGTGCCGGCGGTGCGGGCGGACATCTTTCCGGCGGCGAACGGCAGCGAATTACCATTGCCCGTGCCATGCTTAAGAATGCTCCCATTATTATTCTCGATGAAGCTACCGCTTACACCGACCCCGAAAACGAAGCAGTGATCCAGACGGCGGTATCTAAACTGGTAGAGGGCAAAACCCTTATCGTCATCGCCCACCGTCTCTCTACCATTACCGATTCTGATAACATTGTGGTTATCGAACACGGCCGGTTGGCCGCACAGGGAACACACCATCAATTACTGGAATCTTCCCCTCTGTATCAGGGCATGTGGGCGGCTCACAGCTCTGTCAAGGACAGTATAGAACCTGTAAAAGCAGAAACAAAAGTTCAGGAGGTACTTGCATGA
- a CDS encoding TetR/AcrR family transcriptional regulator: protein MADESTQKRILEAGKTEFMKKGYENASLRTIAREASVTTGAIYGYYPDKAALFSALVSEPANYLRDWYFSVQSEFDAFPAEHKEKQMHGYTSNALEKFIDYVYLHFDAFKLVVCHSAGTEYEHYIDSLLAIETEHTRRFIDTLRGLGHDIPFIDDDMSHILSSAFYYGIFETVAHDMPKERALEYIRTLNKFYSAGWDTILGLKKS, encoded by the coding sequence ATGGCGGATGAATCCACACAAAAGCGTATTTTGGAAGCCGGGAAAACTGAGTTTATGAAAAAGGGATATGAAAACGCCTCTTTGCGTACCATTGCCAGAGAAGCCAGCGTTACAACCGGAGCAATCTATGGCTATTATCCCGATAAGGCCGCCTTATTCAGTGCGCTTGTCTCGGAACCGGCAAACTATCTGCGGGATTGGTATTTCTCAGTGCAAAGCGAGTTCGATGCATTTCCTGCCGAGCATAAGGAAAAGCAGATGCACGGCTATACCAGCAATGCTTTGGAGAAATTTATCGACTATGTATACCTTCATTTCGATGCATTCAAGCTAGTGGTATGCCACTCGGCAGGCACCGAATATGAGCACTATATTGACAGCCTGCTCGCAATCGAAACAGAGCACACACGCAGATTCATAGATACTCTGCGTGGCTTGGGGCATGACATCCCCTTCATCGATGATGATATGAGCCACATCCTTTCCAGCGCTTTTTATTACGGCATCTTTGAAACCGTAGCACATGATATGCCCAAGGAACGGGCGTTGGAATACATCCGTACTTTAAACAAATTTTACAGTGCCGGATGGGATACTATTTTAGGACTGAAAAAGTCCTAA
- a CDS encoding DUF3795 domain-containing protein yields the protein MNYKQRSYPLFSACGLNCGLCPRYQMDGKSKCPGCAGKDFLTVHPVCGVLSCSQRRGIEYCFACEEYPCKKYNDADLWDSFITHKNQFIDMEKAKISIDDYKAELDRKVEILQNLLASYDDGRRKNFYCIAVNLLDLKDIMFVLEQIEDEIKQDDTKKQKAAIAVQHFQSIADNRNIELKLRKKQKP from the coding sequence ATGAATTATAAACAACGGTCATATCCTTTATTTTCGGCGTGCGGACTTAATTGCGGTTTATGCCCTCGTTATCAGATGGATGGAAAATCAAAATGCCCCGGTTGTGCAGGGAAAGATTTCCTGACGGTACATCCTGTTTGCGGGGTTTTATCCTGCAGCCAACGCCGTGGAATTGAATATTGCTTTGCATGTGAAGAATATCCTTGTAAAAAGTATAACGATGCTGATTTATGGGATTCTTTTATTACTCATAAAAATCAATTCATCGATATGGAAAAAGCGAAAATAAGTATTGACGACTATAAGGCTGAATTGGATAGAAAAGTGGAAATACTACAAAATCTATTAGCAAGTTATGATGATGGGCGCAGAAAGAATTTTTATTGTATTGCTGTTAATTTGTTAGACTTGAAGGATATAATGTTTGTCTTGGAGCAAATAGAAGATGAAATAAAGCAGGATGACACGAAAAAGCAAAAAGCTGCTATTGCAGTACAGCATTTTCAGTCTATTGCAGATAATCGCAATATTGAATTAAAGTTACGTAAGAAACAAAAGCCTTAA
- a CDS encoding acyltransferase family protein, which yields MSLGIFMILLLVLLLIGARGKTKKEFFEDAFSLSVMKGLQGFCAAGIILHHLAQAITQNGKIDRGVLNLMCDIGVFFVGVFFFCSGYGVYTSLKTKQDYLKGFLPKRLSTILVPFYTGNTIFVLTAILFGETFTTTELISALTGWILLNTQLWFIVEIFILYIIFYILFKGLKNEKAAYLLMGVFIIALMIVSLFLGHDFQTKSGGAWLKGEWWYNCIFLFFIGMTFARYYDALIVNIKKIYWVWLSIGLIGSGVFYALTQHMLKTKGYWAEWDGHPGYLEKIQTLSCQLPMIIFMVVTFFLVTMKLQFKNNLLSFLGKIAFELYIIHNLFIINLRDQIKIKDDFIYIISVYVLSISLAVLLHAFDQKVIALILGKKPDGGSGEGIEEQKKTKLGSQREYFIDCMRLLMTFFVVFIHSPFGGKAGEVFFCFGKMAVPFFIVISGYFCFSDQTEIFKKRIKKQAERIFMLCVGANFLYVYLYLIGNKLGIISVGIYRKVDDTSLVNLLLYNQSPVADHLWFLGSLFYALVLMLVLTKLKFYKNILFFAPVFLSIYLYLSYYGGGDFIKYRNVFLVTLPYFMMGCLIRRYKQKIWEKIKPGILISAAAAFSVFVVAEYFMRKNTGVPYLSIEVLIYLVVLVCLYYPNVGSKGIVWWLGSRCTLYIYILHMGVLWFLWFVYTSFTKAHPPVVTITAFVLPLLFSVFIEKIKQHDFMKLA from the coding sequence ATGTCACTTGGAATATTTATGATCTTACTTTTGGTATTATTGCTTATTGGAGCAAGAGGGAAAACGAAAAAGGAATTTTTTGAAGATGCCTTTTCGCTGTCTGTTATGAAGGGGCTGCAGGGATTTTGTGCGGCTGGCATCATACTACATCATTTAGCGCAAGCTATTACCCAAAATGGCAAGATCGATAGGGGAGTACTGAATCTCATGTGCGATATAGGTGTCTTTTTTGTGGGCGTGTTCTTCTTTTGCTCGGGTTATGGAGTGTATACAAGTCTAAAAACAAAACAGGATTATTTAAAAGGCTTTCTCCCTAAAAGGTTGTCAACGATTTTAGTGCCGTTTTATACAGGAAATACTATATTTGTTTTGACTGCCATATTGTTTGGGGAAACATTTACAACAACAGAATTAATCAGTGCTCTTACGGGATGGATTTTATTAAACACACAGCTTTGGTTTATTGTGGAAATTTTTATTTTATATATTATCTTTTACATTCTTTTTAAAGGTTTAAAAAATGAAAAGGCCGCTTATCTTTTGATGGGAGTATTTATTATTGCTCTTATGATAGTAAGTTTGTTTCTTGGACACGATTTCCAGACCAAAAGCGGTGGTGCATGGTTGAAAGGTGAGTGGTGGTATAATTGTATCTTTTTATTTTTTATTGGGATGACATTCGCCAGATACTATGATGCTCTGATTGTAAATATTAAAAAGATTTATTGGGTATGGCTGTCGATCGGTCTGATAGGAAGCGGTGTTTTCTATGCATTAACACAACATATGTTAAAAACAAAAGGTTATTGGGCAGAATGGGACGGCCATCCGGGGTATTTAGAAAAAATACAGACGTTGTCATGTCAGCTTCCGATGATTATTTTTATGGTCGTAACATTTTTCTTAGTTACGATGAAACTTCAATTTAAAAATAATTTACTTTCTTTTTTGGGAAAAATTGCATTTGAGCTTTATATTATTCATAACTTATTTATCATAAACCTAAGAGATCAAATAAAAATCAAAGATGATTTTATTTACATAATATCTGTATACGTATTATCCATTTCATTGGCAGTCCTGCTTCATGCATTTGACCAAAAGGTTATTGCCCTTATTTTGGGCAAAAAACCGGACGGAGGAAGCGGAGAGGGTATAGAAGAACAAAAAAAAACTAAATTAGGAAGCCAAAGAGAATATTTTATTGATTGTATGAGGCTCTTAATGACCTTCTTTGTAGTGTTTATTCATTCTCCGTTTGGAGGAAAGGCAGGGGAAGTTTTCTTTTGCTTTGGGAAGATGGCAGTTCCCTTTTTTATTGTAATAAGCGGTTATTTTTGTTTTTCCGATCAAACAGAGATTTTTAAGAAAAGAATCAAGAAACAAGCAGAGCGTATTTTCATGCTCTGTGTGGGCGCTAATTTTTTATATGTATATTTATATTTAATCGGAAATAAGCTGGGAATCATCTCTGTGGGGATTTACAGGAAGGTCGATGACACAAGTCTTGTAAACCTATTGCTTTATAATCAGTCGCCCGTAGCAGATCATCTTTGGTTTTTGGGTTCTTTGTTTTACGCTCTTGTGCTGATGCTGGTACTGACAAAGCTTAAGTTCTATAAAAATATCTTATTTTTTGCGCCGGTATTTTTGAGTATTTATCTTTATCTTTCTTACTATGGAGGAGGGGATTTCATAAAATACAGGAATGTGTTCCTTGTAACATTGCCTTATTTTATGATGGGGTGTTTGATTCGCAGATATAAACAAAAAATCTGGGAAAAAATTAAGCCGGGCATATTAATTAGTGCGGCGGCGGCCTTTAGTGTGTTTGTTGTGGCTGAGTATTTCATGCGGAAAAATACCGGAGTGCCATACTTAAGTATTGAGGTGCTCATATACCTTGTTGTTCTTGTTTGTCTATATTATCCTAACGTAGGAAGTAAGGGAATTGTTTGGTGGCTGGGTTCTAGGTGTACGTTATATATATATATTTTACATATGGGTGTATTATGGTTTCTCTGGTTTGTATATACAAGCTTTACAAAAGCTCATCCTCCGGTAGTTACAATAACTGCATTTGTGCTTCCGCTGTTGTTTTCGGTCTTTATAGAAAAAATAAAGCAGCATGATTTCATGAAATTAGCATAA
- a CDS encoding MFS transporter: MENTINLEKDKLRNSVYINMTIFLVGKLVSLFGARIMNFAIGLYVLRTTGSGMSFALTMIVSTIPAIILSPFAGVLADRVSRKMVVVVTDVLCGVLLIIVYPLSMRIGLSFNLVLITVFFLSILNTFFNITMETSIPNIVDEKRLTKINSYSSSITSLASIVGPVLGGFIYGFFPIERFLLIAGISFIASAVSEIFINFNFNDAPAIDRTREKVLIEIKSALNYVKTKKVILLILIFAVFVNFVFSSYIVSLPHIINIQLGLSSEQYGLIQSAFAIGSLIFSLIYSLLPERKNGYKYVIYSLMIISALMMLTGIPTLQIFESAFKASLLIYFIIINFSVGGALVFLNLPTFILMQRETSDEYRGRVNGLLGTASLSIQPMGMVLGGLFLDYISGFALVFICGLLFLIISVIFARLDDLKELFL; encoded by the coding sequence ATGGAGAATACCATCAATTTAGAAAAAGATAAATTAAGAAATTCAGTTTATATAAATATGACAATCTTCTTGGTTGGTAAACTAGTGTCACTTTTTGGAGCAAGGATAATGAATTTTGCCATTGGGCTATATGTCTTAAGGACTACAGGTTCCGGGATGAGTTTTGCATTAACAATGATTGTATCCACTATTCCGGCTATCATATTATCGCCTTTTGCCGGTGTGTTGGCTGATAGGGTAAGCAGAAAAATGGTGGTTGTAGTCACAGATGTATTATGCGGAGTCTTATTGATTATAGTATATCCGCTTTCAATGAGAATTGGTCTATCCTTCAATTTAGTCCTTATTACAGTTTTCTTCTTATCTATACTGAATACTTTTTTTAATATTACTATGGAAACATCTATACCCAATATAGTAGATGAAAAAAGACTAACTAAGATTAATTCCTATAGTTCATCTATTACTTCATTAGCTTCAATAGTTGGGCCGGTACTGGGAGGATTTATATATGGATTTTTCCCTATTGAAAGGTTCTTGCTAATTGCAGGTATCAGTTTTATAGCTTCCGCTGTATCGGAAATCTTTATTAATTTTAACTTCAATGATGCTCCGGCTATTGATAGAACAAGGGAAAAGGTGCTAATAGAGATAAAATCAGCTCTTAACTATGTGAAAACAAAAAAGGTTATTTTATTGATTTTAATATTTGCTGTATTTGTTAATTTTGTATTTAGTAGTTATATAGTTTCTTTACCCCACATAATTAATATTCAGCTAGGACTTAGTTCTGAACAATATGGTTTAATTCAATCAGCATTTGCAATCGGAAGTTTGATATTTTCTTTAATATACTCTTTGTTACCGGAAAGAAAGAATGGTTATAAATATGTTATATATTCTTTAATGATAATTTCTGCTTTAATGATGCTGACAGGAATACCGACATTGCAAATATTTGAATCAGCTTTTAAAGCCAGCCTATTAATATATTTTATTATTATAAATTTTTCAGTTGGTGGTGCATTGGTATTTCTAAACCTTCCAACATTCATTTTAATGCAAAGAGAAACATCCGATGAATATCGGGGTAGAGTTAATGGTCTGCTAGGAACGGCATCTTTATCGATACAACCGATGGGAATGGTATTGGGAGGATTATTTTTAGATTATATATCCGGCTTCGCATTAGTTTTTATTTGTGGGTTACTTTTTTTAATAATATCTGTTATTTTCGCTAGGTTAGATGATTTAAAGGAATTATTTTTATAG
- a CDS encoding ArsR/SmtB family transcription factor, with translation MNLIINKEFNDLYGILSSFMIISNYNYFKNQMEEKWNLTLDDEMERDIRKLLENPIFRKGKYFVDMNMKTKDIFINPTCIFKSKDLDEYFKYLDQQSEDYLRISIFEQLEFEELINYKEESYLNIALEKIEKMYFNGDEKWYLLSLIKDPKYYIKKFSNLIKEYSPLYEGLKKKYWKVYKEFVQWIDEKLSEQGIDFIDEYLSFINLKQNDEVHLNYSIFDLISSYNFGDRSIHIFIGLIFERYVEEEKNKNDIDKHLNIYKVLSDKTRFDIIKILIKNESYGQEIAEQLGITTATVSYHMDFLFGASLVTIQRKSRRLYYSINKEQIRKGISFLEKELML, from the coding sequence ATGAATTTAATTATTAATAAGGAATTTAATGATCTATACGGTATACTTTCTAGTTTTATGATCATCTCAAATTATAATTATTTTAAAAATCAGATGGAAGAAAAATGGAATCTTACTTTAGACGATGAGATGGAAAGAGATATAAGAAAGTTATTGGAGAATCCTATTTTTCGTAAAGGTAAATATTTTGTAGATATGAATATGAAAACTAAGGATATCTTTATAAATCCCACCTGCATATTCAAAAGTAAGGATTTGGATGAATATTTCAAATATTTGGATCAGCAAAGCGAAGATTATTTACGGATCTCAATTTTTGAACAGTTGGAGTTTGAAGAATTAATAAATTATAAGGAAGAATCGTATTTAAATATTGCATTGGAAAAAATAGAGAAAATGTATTTCAATGGAGATGAAAAGTGGTATTTACTTTCGCTTATTAAAGACCCGAAATATTATATAAAAAAGTTCAGTAATTTAATAAAAGAATATTCACCCCTATATGAAGGGCTAAAAAAGAAATATTGGAAAGTCTACAAAGAGTTTGTTCAGTGGATAGATGAAAAACTATCAGAACAGGGAATAGATTTTATTGACGAATATCTAAGCTTTATTAATTTAAAACAAAATGATGAAGTTCACTTAAATTATTCGATCTTTGATCTGATATCATCCTACAATTTTGGAGATAGAAGTATTCATATATTTATTGGATTAATATTTGAAAGATATGTAGAAGAAGAGAAGAATAAAAATGATATAGATAAACATCTAAATATATATAAGGTACTTTCAGATAAAACACGATTTGATATTATTAAAATTCTAATAAAAAATGAAAGCTATGGACAGGAAATTGCTGAACAACTCGGAATAACCACGGCTACTGTTTCTTATCATATGGATTTCCTATTTGGTGCATCCCTAGTGACTATACAGAGGAAAAGTAGAAGACTTTATTACTCAATAAATAAAGAACAAATTAGAAAAGGTATTAGTTTTTTAGAAAAGGAATTAATGCTTTAA